In Leptospiraceae bacterium, one DNA window encodes the following:
- a CDS encoding nitronate monooxygenase translates to MKIKTKITEILNIDLPIIAAPMFLVSYPELVVAVSEAGGIGCFPSLNYRTPEQLKDGIAEIRSKTKKPIGVNLILHKEHNPNWAKQFEVCMQSKVELIITSLGTPRTIAKEIKSNGAHLFCDVTTLKHANIVAKSGADALIAVAAGAGGHAGVITPFALFPYLKEETGLPVIASGAISGGKQMAAALSLGADAVYVGTRLIATPEARSSEDYKKMLIDSYPEEIVYTEKISGIPANWLEKSLEKAKHLLTGEESKSMDEYKRWKDIWSAGHGIAQIHDIQPAGKIIKEMAEEYWKTVESLPKPIY, encoded by the coding sequence ATGAAAATAAAAACAAAAATTACTGAAATCTTAAATATTGACCTACCTATAATCGCTGCCCCCATGTTTTTAGTTTCTTATCCAGAGTTAGTAGTAGCCGTATCCGAAGCCGGTGGAATTGGTTGTTTTCCTTCATTAAATTACAGAACCCCCGAACAACTAAAAGACGGTATCGCCGAAATAAGAAGTAAAACGAAAAAGCCAATCGGTGTAAATTTGATTTTACACAAAGAGCATAATCCAAACTGGGCTAAGCAATTTGAAGTATGTATGCAATCCAAAGTAGAGCTTATTATCACAAGCCTTGGTACCCCACGAACGATTGCAAAAGAAATTAAATCGAATGGGGCGCATTTATTTTGTGATGTAACTACTTTAAAGCACGCAAATATAGTGGCTAAATCCGGGGCAGATGCCTTGATAGCTGTAGCAGCAGGAGCTGGAGGCCACGCAGGTGTGATTACTCCATTTGCACTATTTCCCTATTTAAAAGAAGAAACAGGACTACCCGTAATTGCATCTGGCGCAATCAGTGGAGGAAAACAAATGGCAGCAGCTCTTTCACTTGGTGCGGATGCGGTCTATGTAGGCACAAGGCTAATCGCAACTCCTGAGGCAAGATCATCCGAAGACTATAAAAAAATGCTAATCGACTCATACCCTGAAGAAATAGTCTATACCGAAAAAATTTCAGGAATACCTGCGAATTGGCTTGAGAAAAGTTTAGAAAAAGCAAAGCACCTACTCACAGGAGAAGAATCTAAGTCAATGGATGAATACAAAAGGTGGAAAGATATTTGGTCTGCGGGGCATGGGATTGCACAAATTCACGACATTCAACCCGCAGGTAAAATTATAAAAGAAATGGCTGAAGAATATTGGAAAACTGTAGAAAGTCTTCCTAAACCAATTTATTAG
- a CDS encoding enoyl-CoA hydratase/isomerase family protein, whose protein sequence is MNMSYPFFEVKKIPEKKIATIKLNRPEKRNAMNWSFWRDLPLLVDELEKDKNIRSVVILGNGKSFSTGLDIEDFFTEFKETITGDIADKREKLFQLIKTMQEGFKKIISSEKVYICSVHKHCIGGGLDLMVACDIRLASKDASISLRETKVAIVADMGSLNRLPQIIGMGNTKMLAFTGRDISGEEAKRIGLVSEIYEDFEELEKNSIELATEIASNPSIAVRGTKEILNYMEDHGPKDGMDYVAVWNSAFLDSEDLRELGDAFKEKRKPNFK, encoded by the coding sequence ATAAACATGAGCTATCCGTTTTTTGAAGTAAAAAAAATCCCTGAAAAAAAAATTGCAACAATCAAGTTAAATAGACCAGAAAAAAGAAATGCAATGAATTGGTCTTTTTGGAGGGACTTACCTCTACTTGTAGATGAATTAGAAAAAGATAAAAATATTCGCTCTGTAGTAATCTTAGGAAACGGAAAGTCTTTTTCTACCGGACTTGATATAGAAGATTTTTTCACTGAGTTCAAAGAAACAATTACCGGGGATATTGCAGATAAAAGAGAGAAGCTATTTCAACTCATAAAAACAATGCAGGAAGGCTTTAAAAAAATTATCTCCAGTGAGAAAGTGTATATATGCAGCGTTCACAAACACTGTATAGGTGGTGGATTGGATCTAATGGTCGCTTGCGATATTCGATTAGCAAGTAAAGATGCGAGTATTTCGTTAAGAGAAACCAAGGTTGCAATTGTTGCCGATATGGGCAGTTTGAACCGACTCCCGCAAATCATAGGAATGGGCAACACAAAGATGCTTGCATTTACCGGAAGAGATATTTCAGGAGAAGAAGCAAAAAGAATAGGATTAGTGAGCGAAATATATGAGGATTTTGAAGAATTAGAGAAAAATTCCATTGAATTAGCAACTGAAATCGCATCCAATCCTTCAATTGCAGTCAGAGGGACTAAGGAAATCCTAAACTATATGGAAGACCACGGTCCAAAAGACGGAATGGATTATGTAGCTGTATGGAATTCTGCATTTTTAGACAGTGAAGATTTGAGAGAATTAGGAGACGCATTCAAGGAAAAAAGAAAACCTAATTTCAAATAA